A part of Curtobacterium sp. MCLR17_036 genomic DNA contains:
- a CDS encoding cysteine desulfurase family protein — protein MFYLDRAATTPVRREVLEAMWPWLTGAFGNPSSTHGVGDQAARGLADARATVAGVLGCRPAEVVFTTGGTEGANTAVKGIALAAPRGRHVVTSAIEHEAVLESCAYLARFHGFAVTVLPVGSDGRVDPEVLRAALRPDTTLVSIAHADNEIGTVQDVPALAAVAHGVGARFHTDAVQSAPWLPVGPDALGVDAVSLSGHKLGAPKGTGVLAVRSGVPLEPLLHGGGQERGRRSGTEDVAGAVAVATALLLASSAAGAASAAATSVRDAVLDGVLAAVPGAFVTGSRTHRLPGHASFCFPGVNGETVLLELEQRDVVSSSGSACAAGSTDASHVLTALGIPEDVARTALRLTFDETLTAADVPLVVDAVADAVATVRSLA, from the coding sequence CACCCACGGCGTCGGGGACCAGGCCGCCCGGGGGCTCGCGGACGCCCGGGCGACGGTCGCCGGGGTGCTGGGCTGCCGACCGGCCGAGGTCGTCTTCACCACCGGCGGCACCGAGGGGGCGAACACCGCCGTCAAGGGGATCGCCCTCGCCGCACCCCGCGGCCGGCACGTCGTGACGAGCGCGATCGAGCACGAGGCCGTGCTGGAGAGCTGCGCCTACCTCGCGCGGTTCCACGGCTTCGCGGTCACGGTGCTGCCGGTCGGGTCGGACGGCCGGGTCGACCCGGAGGTCCTGCGCGCCGCGCTCCGGCCGGACACCACGCTCGTCTCGATCGCGCACGCCGACAACGAGATCGGCACCGTGCAGGACGTCCCGGCGCTCGCCGCGGTCGCCCACGGGGTCGGGGCGCGCTTCCACACCGACGCCGTGCAGTCCGCTCCGTGGCTGCCGGTCGGACCCGACGCGCTCGGGGTCGACGCGGTGTCGCTCTCCGGCCACAAGCTCGGCGCGCCGAAGGGCACCGGCGTGCTCGCCGTCCGGTCCGGCGTCCCGCTCGAACCGCTGCTGCACGGCGGGGGACAGGAACGCGGACGGCGGTCGGGCACCGAGGACGTCGCCGGTGCGGTGGCGGTGGCGACGGCGCTCCTGCTGGCGTCCTCCGCTGCCGGTGCTGCCTCCGCCGCGGCCACGAGCGTCCGCGACGCCGTGCTCGACGGCGTGCTCGCCGCGGTCCCCGGGGCCTTCGTCACCGGGTCGCGTACGCACCGGCTGCCGGGGCACGCGTCGTTCTGCTTCCCCGGCGTCAACGGCGAGACGGTCCTGCTCGAACTCGAGCAGCGCGACGTCGTGTCGTCGTCGGGGAGCGCCTGCGCGGCCGGGAGCACCGACGCCTCGCACGTGCTCACCGCCCTCGGCATCCCGGAGGACGTCGCCCGCACCGCCCTCCGGCTGACCTTCGACGAGACGCTCACGGCAGCCGACGTGCCGCTCGTCGTCGACGCGGTGGCCGATGCCGTGGCGACGGTCCGCAGCCTCGCCTGA